One region of Primulina tabacum isolate GXHZ01 chromosome 1, ASM2559414v2, whole genome shotgun sequence genomic DNA includes:
- the LOC142520241 gene encoding putative recombination initiation defects 3, producing MKKFIQLQETPPIHGREAAKVCATMQEVFFPNDATMHVKAQQAYLLPKDEMGRWTSVKPKQATFEVGNCNNIINQEREWRVLIESDEELDGGFSCLLKEKGRDNEEYSSEAVEEETARILRNARKRKRKHSNTIIIN from the exons ATGAAGAAGTTTATACAATTACAAGAAACTCCTCCCATTCACGGGCGTGAG GCTGCCAAAGTTTGTGCCACCATGCAGGAAGTGTTTTTCCCTAACGA TGCAACAATGCATGTGAAAGCACAGCAAGCTTATTTACTCCCGAAGGATGAAATGGGCAGATGGACGTCTGTAAAACCCAAGCAAGCAACTTTTGAAGTTGGAAATTGTAACAATATCATTAACCAG GAACGGGAATGGAGAGTTTTGATTGAATCGGATGAGGAGCTTGATGGAGGTTTCTCCTGCTTGCTTAAAGAAAAGGGGAGAG ATAATGAGGAATATTCGTCCgaggcggtggaggaggagacTGCACGGATACTTAGGAATGCCAGGAAAAGAAAGAGGAAACACAGCAATACCATCATTATAAACTGA
- the LOC142514096 gene encoding putative recombination initiation defects 3 has translation MKMKINKACDLSSISVLPPQSRRSVAVHNGSESSSIFGRNRAASDLRPQQSQQSLSQGISSQHGLFSQFSQNSQDEILTSEKIGSQERENSLKRTSCLPPINCTREETQMMMIPKTSSTLIRKWTGQDYKCQISEELEHRIGMVETSLSRLGMILDSVQSDIMQGNKGTKEVALEMEGVRQKLIALDDSMLLMSKGQEDIKTRLDLGLTSVSDRIKQSKSNQENYREIFSMLSSLSEKIDTQMTKLQHNLFKNFNKDMQACMC, from the exons ATGAAGATGAAGATCAACAAAGCCTGCGATTTGAGCTCCATATCCGTTCTTCCCCCTCAATCTAG GAGATCAGTTGCAGTACACAACGGATCAGAGTCTTCCTCGATCTTCGGTAGAAATCGAGCCGCATCAGATCTGCGACCACAACAGTCACAACAGTCGTTATCACAGGGGATTTCATCTCAGCATGGTCTCTTTTCTCAGTTTTCACAAAATTCTCAGGATGAGATCCTCACTAGCGAG AAAATAGGATCTCAAGAAAGAGAGAATTCGTTGAAGAGGACATCTTGCTTGCCTCCAATCAACTGCACACGAGAAGAGACACAGATGATGATGATACCTAAAACTTCCAGCACTTTAATACGCAAGTGGACTGGCCAAGATTACAAAT GCCAGATCAGTGAAGAGCTTGAACACAGAATTGGAATGGTAGAAACTTCACTTAGCAGGCTTGGAATGATCTTGGACTCAGTTCAGAGTGACATCATGCAAGGGAACAAGGGTACAAAAGAAGTAGCATTAGAGA TGGAAGGTGTGAGGCAGAAGTTAATCGCTCTCGATGATTCAATGCTGTTAATG AGCAAAGGACAAGAAGATATAAAAACTCGACTTGACTTGGGTTTGACATCCGTGTCTGATCGAATCAAGCAGAGTAAAAGCAACCAAGAGAATTACAGGGAAATATTTTCAATGCTTTCATCTCTATCGGAGAAAATTGACACTCAAATGACAAAGCTGCAGCACAACCTCTTCAAGAATTTCAACAAAGATATGCAGGCATGCATGTGTTAA